Within the Beduinella massiliensis genome, the region TTTAAGCGTTTATAAACCGATGGGCCCGTCGGTTTATGCATAGGCAACCCAGTAAATCTTAGGAGGAAGCACCATGAAAAAGCGTATCTCTCTCGCTCTGCTCGCGCTTGCGATGTGCCTGACCCTGCTGACGCCCGCAACTGCGGAGGAACCCGTCACCCTGACGTACTGGCAGCATTCCAGCGCTGCGCGCGACGAAATGATGACCGAGCTGGTCAAACAGTTCGAGGCCGCCAACCCCGACATCAAAATCAACGTAGAATTCATCCCGGAAGGCGATTACACGGAAAAGCTGATCCCCTCTCTGGCTACGGCCTCCGCGCCCGACGTGTTCCAGGTACAGTCCGGCATGGTCGCCAAGCTGGCGGATGCCGGCTCCATCCAGCCGCTCGACGAAAGCGTCATGTCCACTGAATCCATCGCCGAAGACTTCGTCGCCGCGACGGTCGACGGCCTCAAGTTTGACGGTCAATATTACGGCATGCCGACCGATACGCAAACCATCATCTGCCTGTGGAACAAGGATCTGGTTGCCGCCGCCGGTCTTGACGCCGAAGCGGGCCCACAGACCTGGGATGAGTTCTTCGACTGGGCGCGCAAGCTTACCCTTCGCGACGAAAGCGGCTCCATGACCCAGTCCGGCTGGGGCGGCAAGGGCTACTATCCCGAGGTGCTGTCCTACATCGAGCAAAAGGGCGGCAAGTTCTACGACGCCGAAAAGAACGAATTCGTCTTCGCGGACGACGAAGCCGCCGTCAACGCGATCAAGGAGATGGCCGCCCTCTACAAGGAGGACAAGGTTTACAACACCGAATTCACCAAGAACTGGGCGGGCTTCCGTCAGGGCCTTGTCGCCCTGATGCTGGGTCATCCGGCCATGATCGGCAATCTCGTCACCACCGCGCCGGATCTCAACTACGGCGTGGGCCTGATCCCGCAGAGCGGCGACAGCCGTGCTACCTGCGTCACCTCCTGGGCCTATGTGCTCAGCGCCAAGGCGCCCTCCGACGCGGCGACCCGTTTCATTCAGTTCCTTTCCAGCGAAGAGGTCGAAAAGCAGTGGACGCTCAAGACCGGCGAGCTGCCCGCCCGCAAGGCGCTGCTGGAAGACGCCGGGCTCAAGGAAAATCCGAAGGTCGCCGTCGCGATCGACTCCCTGAAGGATTCCTTCGTCGGCACGCTGCAGACCTCCGCGCTGAATACCGCCTGGTCCGACGGCTATGAGCGCATTCTTAAGACGGACGAGGATGTCGATACCATCCTGCACGAAATGCAGGCCGCGCTCAACGAGGAGCTCGCGGACGGCATCTGACGCACGGTTTCCCTACATGCTGTTTCAGCGCCCGGCGGGGCCGGGTGCACCGGTCATCGACTTTGTCGATGGCCTCGCGCAAAATGAAGATTCATTTTGCGCGAAGGTTTCGGGAGATGTTTTCCTCCGCAAATGCTTCGCATCTGACTCCGGAAAACCCCCCGCCCGACCGGCAAAGCCGGTCGATACGATTTCACATGAAGGGGAAGTTTCCCCTTCATGCATCCCTTCTTACCTGACGATACCTGGTCAAACATCCGAGCGCCCGGCGCGGCCGGGTGCTTTCCTTCCTTACTTTTTTCAGTCAATAAATAAACCTTTCTCCAAGGAGGCGTCCTCATGAAGGCATCCAGCGCGCCCCATGCGGTCAGAAGACAGCGGCTGTCCGCGCACCAGCTTTCCCCTTACCTGTTCGTCGCGCCCGCCGTGCTCTACATCTGCGCAGTCACGCTGATTCCTGTCCTGATGGCGCTGCCCATCAGCTTCACGAATTGGTCGGCGCTGAGCCCCAAAAAGACCTTCGTGGGGGTGGACAACTACGTCAAGCTCTTCAACGACAAGTACTTCTGGTCCTCCAGCCTCACGATGGCCAAATTTTTCATTTACGTGCCGCTCGTCATGGCCGTCGGCCTCGGCGCCGCAATGCTGCTGAATACCCGGATACGCGGACTTAAGTTCTTCCGCGTGGTCTTTTATTCGCCCGTGGTGACCTCCACCGTCGCGGCCGCCATTCTGTTCGACTGGTTTTATCAGCCCACCTTCGGCCTGTTCAACGCCATCCTGAACGCGGTCGGCCTGCCCGGCATCGGCTGGATATCCAACGCCTCCACTGCGGTCATGTCCGTCATTCTCTTCAAAATCTGGAAGGGCTTCGGCGCGGCGATGCTCA harbors:
- a CDS encoding extracellular solute-binding protein, which encodes MKKRISLALLALAMCLTLLTPATAEEPVTLTYWQHSSAARDEMMTELVKQFEAANPDIKINVEFIPEGDYTEKLIPSLATASAPDVFQVQSGMVAKLADAGSIQPLDESVMSTESIAEDFVAATVDGLKFDGQYYGMPTDTQTIICLWNKDLVAAAGLDAEAGPQTWDEFFDWARKLTLRDESGSMTQSGWGGKGYYPEVLSYIEQKGGKFYDAEKNEFVFADDEAAVNAIKEMAALYKEDKVYNTEFTKNWAGFRQGLVALMLGHPAMIGNLVTTAPDLNYGVGLIPQSGDSRATCVTSWAYVLSAKAPSDAATRFIQFLSSEEVEKQWTLKTGELPARKALLEDAGLKENPKVAVAIDSLKDSFVGTLQTSALNTAWSDGYERILKTDEDVDTILHEMQAALNEELADGI
- a CDS encoding ABC transporter permease subunit, with protein sequence MKASSAPHAVRRQRLSAHQLSPYLFVAPAVLYICAVTLIPVLMALPISFTNWSALSPKKTFVGVDNYVKLFNDKYFWSSSLTMAKFFIYVPLVMAVGLGAAMLLNTRIRGLKFFRVVFYSPVVTSTVAAAILFDWFYQPTFGLFNAILNAVGLPGIGWISNASTAVMSVILFKIWKGFGAAMLIYLAGLQDISGEIKEAASIDGANGWQTFRHITFPMLKPAHTYLLLTNVIGVFMIFQETYMLEGPLNSTQTIVNYIYEKGFQSFKMGYACAMSFVLFLIVMVITVIQYKVTKMDVM